A genomic stretch from Dama dama isolate Ldn47 chromosome 10, ASM3311817v1, whole genome shotgun sequence includes:
- the LOC133063707 gene encoding large ribosomal subunit protein eL42-like, with product MVNVPKTRRTFCKKCGKHQPHKVTQYKKGKDSLYAQGKRRYDRKQSGYGGQTKPIFRKKAKTTKKIVLRLECVEPNCRSKKMLAIKRCKHFELGGDKKRKGQVIQF from the coding sequence ATGGTCAATGTCCCTAAAACCCGAAGGACTTTCTGTAAGAAGTGTGGAAAGCATCAGCCGCACAAAGTGACCCAGTATAAGAAGGGCAAAGATTCCCTGTATGCCCAGGGAAAGAGGCGCTATGATCGGAAGCAGAGTGGCTATGGTGGGCAGACCAAGCCAATTTTCCGGAAGAAGGCGAAAACCACCAAGAAGATCGTGCTGAGACTTGAATGTGTTGAACCCAACTGCAGATCCAAGAAGATGCTGGCCATTAAGAGGTGCAAGCATTTTGAACTCGGAGGAGATAAGAAGAGAAAGGGCCAAGTGATCCAGTTCTAA